The segment CCTCTATTTTAGGTCTATTTGTTTTCACGATTATCTGTTTTTATCCCGTTCAAAAACAATACTTGTCCAACCTTGAGAAATATCAATGACTACCCAGCCCTCTCTCGCATGCTGGTTGAGCACATCTTCAAACTGTCTAAATCTATTTCTAAATCCGAGCTTTGGTGATACCACTTTATATTCTTTCATCTGTATTATGTTATTTATCCTCTTTGTTTTTAAAAAAGGTGAGCGCTAAAACAACTCCTATTAGTAATCCAATTATCGAACCATAGACCACTCCCACTGCAACTTGTCCGGTGACTGCGCCAAAAGTAGTGCCTATACTTGTTCCTAATGCACTGCCAAGCGCTATGCTCATGATTTGGTTTTTGTTCATATTAATGATTTAAAGTGCCAGTGTTTAATACTGGAGACGCATCTTTATCTCCGCAGAGAATGACCATTAAATTACTTACCATAGCCGCTTTGCGGTCGTCATCAAGTTCAACAATATTCTTTTTGCCCAGTTCCTCTAAAGCCATTTCCACCATGCTCACAGCACCCTCAACAATTTTATGACGCGCTGCTACAATAGCCGTAGCTTGTTGACGCTTAAGCATTGCATTGGCAATCTCTTGAGCATAAGCGAGGTAACCAATTCGAGCTTCTAATACTTCTATCCCAGCAATGGAAAGACGTTCGTCAATTTCTTTTTCCAAGGCATTACTCACTTCATTAACACTAGATCGTAAAGTAATATCTTCATCATGACCCTCATCGGCGAAATTGTCATAAGGATACATACTTGCTAGTTTACGCACAGCCGCATCAGTTTGGACACGTACAAAATTTTCATAAATATCGACATCGAAAGCTGCCTTGTAGGTGTTTTGAACGCGCCATACTAATATCGTACTAATCATCACAGGATTTCCAAGTTTATCATTAACTTTTAGACGTTCACTATCAAAATTGCGTGCTCTTAATGAAATTTTCTTTTTTGTATAGAATGGATTGACCCAATAGTAGCCGTTCTTTTTTACTGTGCCTATATATTTACCAAAAAGTAATAGAACTCGAGATCCATTTGGTTGGACCATAATGAAACCTGGAGCTATTAATATGGCAATTGGTAGGA is part of the Formosa sp. Hel1_31_208 genome and harbors:
- a CDS encoding DUF4177 domain-containing protein, with protein sequence MKEYKVVSPKLGFRNRFRQFEDVLNQHAREGWVVIDISQGWTSIVFERDKNR
- a CDS encoding SPFH domain-containing protein — protein: MKEEKIIVPANGYLMLLVFLILFFGSIATAIIKQNPEFLLFLPIAILIAPGFIMVQPNGSRVLLLFGKYIGTVKKNGYYWVNPFYTKKKISLRARNFDSERLKVNDKLGNPVMISTILVWRVQNTYKAAFDVDIYENFVRVQTDAAVRKLASMYPYDNFADEGHDEDITLRSSVNEVSNALEKEIDERLSIAGIEVLEARIGYLAYAQEIANAMLKRQQATAIVAARHKIVEGAVSMVEMALEELGKKNIVELDDDRKAAMVSNLMVILCGDKDASPVLNTGTLNH